CCGGCCGCCGGGTCGCTCGCGAGCGGGCGACTCGCCGCGAGTGCCTTCCTCGCCGTCGTCGGCACGACCGCCGGGATGGTGGCGAGCGAGTATCGTCACGCGCCGGCGTGTGCGACGACGCTCATCGTGGCGCTCGGACTCCTGACGACGGCGCGTGAGGCGGTCGTCGTCGTGCTCGCCGTCGGTGTGCTGTTGGCGACCGACGCCGGGCTCAGGCGAATCGCTCGTCGGCGACGGCGCTGACCGGGACCCGTTCGTCGGCCAGTCCGATATCGACCGCGAACTCGGCGAGGTCGGCGTACATTCCGGTCGCCTGCGAGAAGTCGGCGGTGAACCGCTCGACCGTATCTCGCGCGATCGCATCGAGTAGCTCGGGGTCGTCCTCGCGCACCTCGGGATTTCGCTCGAAGAACGTCTCGATGGCGGTCTCCGGTTCGTCGCGGGTCGTCTCCACGCCGCGGCGGGTCGCCCGGAGGAATCCCTCGACGCGGTCGGGTGCGGTGTCGAGCGTTTCATCACTCGCTGTCAGGATGAGTCGGCTGAAGTCGGGAAGCCCGTAGTCGTCTAGCTCCCACAGCGCGGTGTCGAAGTCGCGGTGGCGGCTCTCCACCACCTCGAAGTTGTGGAAGGCGAGGAAGGCGATGTCGGCGTCGTCCTCGATGAGCGCGTCGGTGTGGTAGAAGCCGCGGTCCACCGGTTCGATATCGTCGGCAGAGTGGTCACCGCCGGCGTGTCGTATCATCGCCGCGACCATCCGCCGCCCCTCCGGTTCGGGTGCGCCGGGGTAGTTCAGTCGCACGCCGTCGGGGAGGTCGGCCGGCGTCTCCCACCCCCGATTCGTGGGGTACTGAATGCCGCCGGGCGTGTCGAGAAACTCCGCGATACCCTGCACCGGGACGCCGGCCGCGCGCTCGGGAATCAGGTGTATCGGCTCCGTGATGGCGAAGTCCAGTTCGCCGGCGGCCAACATCTCCAGCGTCTCGTAATGTTCCGGCGGCTCCCACACCTCCAGTTCGAGGCCTTCGTCGGCGTAGTAGCCGCGCTCGTCGGCCACGTAGAAGGGGATGTGGTCGGGGTTCAGAAACCACTCCAGTCCGAGCGTGACGCTGTCCATATGGACGCTACGGCGCAGCCCGATGTATAACTAACGAATACCACTGCGTGTTATCTGTCGTACGG
This portion of the Halosegnis longus genome encodes:
- a CDS encoding ABC transporter substrate-binding protein, which codes for MDSVTLGLEWFLNPDHIPFYVADERGYYADEGLELEVWEPPEHYETLEMLAAGELDFAITEPIHLIPERAAGVPVQGIAEFLDTPGGIQYPTNRGWETPADLPDGVRLNYPGAPEPEGRRMVAAMIRHAGGDHSADDIEPVDRGFYHTDALIEDDADIAFLAFHNFEVVESRHRDFDTALWELDDYGLPDFSRLILTASDETLDTAPDRVEGFLRATRRGVETTRDEPETAIETFFERNPEVREDDPELLDAIARDTVERFTADFSQATGMYADLAEFAVDIGLADERVPVSAVADERFA